The Spinacia oleracea cultivar Varoflay chromosome 2, BTI_SOV_V1, whole genome shotgun sequence DNA segment gaataacattaattatttttaacacAAAAACTTACATCTGCCAAGGGATCAAAGTCAAAAATCCCAACACCATCTTGTACCGTTTCAACACCATGAAAAACCATCATAAACATCATCAAATAGACACAACAGTCTTTGTCATAAGCACCTCGCTTCCAATTACCACCGACCGGGATAAATTTGAAGCTTTTAATAtcttcatgatgaatgttatccATATTTTTCAGTAGTTTTTCCAATGAAGAACACTGTACAAAACATATAGTAAGTATTatcaacatatagtaacctttgaaatcatatagtaactattaccaACATATAGTAAGAATTAAAATCATAGAGTAACtattaaaaggaaaatttggtaatattaatccaaccttttgccggttttcttttattaatcccacctacgacatattttttaataatctcacctttactacccaacgacttttattgggcttaagtgaccgataaACTTGTGaaaaatcatcgagatggtgatgaattgattatgatgacggaatatatcgagagagagtatttccacgtagggacatattaccgcctataataggtttatgacgtgttgggcccaataaaaatcgttgggtggtaaaggtgggattattaaaaaatatgtcgtaggtgggcttaataaaataaaatcggccaaaggttggattaatattaccaaattttccctattaaaatcatatagtaactattaccaGTTGGttaaaaatcatatagtaactattaaaatcatatagtaaccattaaaatcatatagtaactattaaaatcatatagtaactattagaaTCATATAGGaaccattaaaatcatatagtaaccattaccaacatatagtaacctttggaatcatatagtaactattttataaagatagtaactattttaaaaacatagttactgttttaaacaaaTAGTAACCTTGTCAAAAATATAGTTCCTCTAAAAAAGAAAGACTAatataaaggtaactataaCATTTATAGAGTaactacaacaacaaaaaaggtAACTATAAAAAAACTTACCAAGACAGAATAAGCTTTCTTCCTTTGTTCCATCTCTTTTGGTTCCAGAAGCATATTATCAAAGAAATAGACACTTTTGTCTTTCATACTAATGACAAACAGGTAATAATGCTTCGGGTCTTCAATCAgaacaggagcaaaaatctatataaaaaaagaaaaacaacagaTTACAACTACAAGAAaggagacaaaaaaaaaaagataatatggttatataaagaaaatataaatcatacCATATTACAATCTTTCAACGATTGAACTCCATTTACATCTTTCACACCATAATTAAGACAAACACACAATTCAGACAAGATTTTTTCATTGCCTGGTTTCTCAATCAAATCAGCAACATATTTCTGCAAATcaatattaaaagaaaaattaaacaaaggccaaaaaaatttaaaataattaacattttatattattaaaaatataacttaCACAATATGTGCCACCTAAAAACAGCTTCTGAGGAGAACCGGCAGGATTCCTTTCATTTTCATTCAATAAAAAAGCCCAAGCTTCAATATGAATCAAAAGAATATCAAATGTGGAAGGAAGGGTCCACATGTCATCTCTTCCTACCGCAATAAAATGATTGTATTCTATAACTTTATCactgaaaaacataaaaaagaaacaataaATATGTCAGAAGAATTATAAaggttactataataaataaaaggtaacaATAGAATATAAAAGGTAAATATAGTAAACAAAAGGATACTATAGTAtacaaatagtaactatattatatgaaaggtTACTATAAAGTTAGGGCAACAACTTCACTTTtaagaaaggtaactatattatatgaaaggtaactatattatatgaagGGTTACTATAAATAATGaaaagtaactatattatatgaaaggtaactacattatatgaaaggtaactatattatatgaaaggtaaATATAatatatgaaaggtaactataatatatgaaaggtatctattttatatgaaaggtaactatattatttgaaaggtaactataaatTATTAAATGAGAAAACTTCTACTTACTCAGTCAAAATACCCTCTCCATCAGTCAGAGCAGCAAAGTCCACAACTTCTTGAACAAATGCTGGAAGATGCCTCATTAAATCTTCAAATGCTATCATAAACGGAGACATAAACATCACATTTTCCTCTATGCCATAGACACTGACATTCACTCTTGATACAGCATGGTTGTTAATGATGCATTTTTGAAATGCAACCCACACGCGCTCATATTCTTCTatttcttcatcatcatcctccgtaatttctttagctttgcttTTCAAAGAATCAAGAACTGCATTTATTTGAGTGTCAGGATCAACTTCTCGAATAATTGCTTCGGTAGATGTTGTTGCATCAACAACAGCAGCTGTAACAACTGCAGGCTCAGTTGGAACAACGACAGAAGGTTGAGGGGCAGCAGTAACAACTGGATTGTTACTTGAACCAAAAATGTCATCCCAACCATTTGGTAGATTCTTCACCAATTGATGAatctccaccaactcatcaaccATCTTTTGATAAGTGGAATTTTCCAAAATATCATCGCCATGGTTCTGCGAAGGCATTGAAGCCTTTAATTTGAACAGCTCTTCAGCATGGATGGCTGAAACTACATCCAGATCTCTCTTCATCAACAACCACTGACCATGAAAATCCTAATAACAAAATACATAAATTTAAATATGGAACATAATATGAAAATTTaactaaaaatacaaaaaatattataagaaaAGGTATCTATAGTATATAAAGATAACTGTATAAAAGTTaactatagtatatgaaaagtaactatagaatataaaagataactatagaaaataaaagataactatagtaaataaaaggtaactatagtatataaaagaTATCTATAGTATACACAAGATAACTATAGtacataaaacatatagtaactatttataccatatagtaactgtttaaaacatatagttactatttatcAAAACAAAGTAATGGTAACTTAGTGTATgaaagataactatagtacataaaagataactatagaatataaaagataactatatatACCTACATTTACTAAACCAAAGATAATGATAACAATAgtgtataaaagataactatagcatataaaaaataactataCTATATATTGACAAATATATCAATAATAAAGTAAACTTACATCAGTGGCTTTAGAGAAAATTTCTTCATCTGTAGGATGAGAATTAGGGATTTCAAACTGAAGAATCCTAGGACGCCGACTTGGAAGTCGACGCCCAACATAGGGCTGTTCAGCTCTTCCCCCACTGCTGCCAGCTTCATTTTCTTTCGAAATAGATTTGATTTGGGTCAAATCTATTTGACCATCAACAAAAACAAACTTTTTGGAAATTGGATACTTCTCCTTCTCCAATATACCAGAACCATATAATGCACTCATATTGGCATTTTCAGCATGAATCCGATCGGTTACCATCTTCGATGTCCAATGCTGAATAAGAGGTAATTGATCAGGAATACCACTGGAATTCCTAAACTTAATCCTCTGAAAATACACAAGTTGCAAAAACACAACACAGCCTCCAAATGTCTTTTGATCTTTGCCTTTCaataaacaatttttaaatTTCACTGTTTCCTCACATAATACGTCAAGAACGTATTTACACCAATTGTATTTGGGAATCATTTTAGGATCTTCCAAAGCCTTAGCCAATCTCAAATCTACAGTCCTATTGGCTGTTGGAGTAAAAAATGTAGAGAAAGcaacaaaaacaaataattgtTTAAACAGATCACCACCATCTGTCAACAATTTAATCTTGTCCTCGAGCAACCTTATAGGAATTTGAGCATTGACCTCTTCAAAACCGAACTCTTTTCTCCAGTTGATCTTCAAATCAAAATCAGGATTAGTGGAATTGCGCCCACGTTTAACCCCTTCAACCTCCAACTCAGAAAGGGGGAGCATAAACAAATCGTACACATCATAATCAGTGATTTCAAATTGCTTGGAATCACTGATTGTAAACAGAGAACTCACACCATCAAAGCACTTGATGCACCAGTACATCATTTGAGTGTTTTTTCGACTTAATTGAAGGCCTAACAATCCTCCAAACCCTATCTCTTGAACAGCTGCCTTTTGATCAGGAGAGaagtctttaattaatttacacaaTGATCCTCCTGAACATTGTGTATcaaaattaaacctgaaaaaaatgaataatgaaagtaaGTCAGCTTTatatatcatatagtaactatttagaacacatagtaactgtttaaaacatgTAGTAACTATTagaaacatatagtaactatttagaaaatatagtaactatttaaaacatatagtaacctttcaaataatatagtaactatactacacatagtacacatagaacctatttataacatatagtaactatttagaagatatagtaactgtttaaaacataaagtaactatttagaacatatagtaacctttgatATAGTCACTATTGTAAACATAGTACACATAGAacctatttagaacatatagtaactgtttaaaacatatagtaacctttggaatcatatagtaactattgtaaacatagtacacatagaacctatttagaacatatttaaaaacatatagtaactatttaaaacatatagtaacctttggaatcatatagtaactatttaaaacatgtAGTAACCTTaggaatcatatagtaactgtttacaacatatagtaactgtttacaacatatagtaactatttaaaaaaatatagtaactatttagaacatagtaactattttgaacatatagtaactatttagaacaaTTAACTAAATTAAACTAACACTTAAACGATAGGCAGGCCATCAGCGCCAACTTCTTTAAAACTTGTGAATGAAGTTGATGAGATTCAGGCTGTGGAACGTCAACCAGAGAAGAATTTTGTAAAACTAGTTGATTAGGTTGTTCTTCTTCAATTGGTTCTTTTTCAGGTACAAGCTCAATTGCTTTTGATTTCGGATTGCCAGCCTTTTTGTACTTCTTTATAGACACAGATTCCTTAGCAACTGAAACAAAAcaattataaaacaaaatattactatatagtaaccattacaaTCACAtagtaaccaataaaatcatatagtaacctttcaaataatataataaatacatAAACATAAAGTATCCATTTAAAtcagatagtaactatttattagacatagtaactgtttaattttataataacatttaagaaagatagtaactatttataacacatagttactgttttaaagttatatttactttctaaaaacgatagtaactatttataacacatagttcctattttaaagtttatttactttctaaaaacacagtaactatttataacacatatttactgttttaaagttatatttactttctaaaaaagatagtaactaattataacacatagttactattttaaagttaatttactttctaaaaagacagtaactattttaaaaacatagttactgttttagaaatatagtaaccttttaaaaatataattactcTGAAAAACTACGAACAAACCAGTCACTAATAAAAACACTT contains these protein-coding regions:
- the LOC130467613 gene encoding uncharacterized protein — protein: MVKKAAPKNPAAKKPAAKKLEFDNSVAEMAVEAPRRRGRRPNAVSEEIPVAKESVSIKKYKKAGNPKSKAIELVPEKEPIEEEQPNQLVLQNSSLVDVPQPESHQLHSQVLKKFNFDTQCSGGSLCKLIKDFSPDQKAAVQEIGFGGLLGLQLSRKNTQMMYWCIKCFDGVSSLFTISDSKQFEITDYDVYDLFMLPLSELEVEGVKRGRNSTNPDFDLKINWRKEFGFEEVNAQIPIRLLEDKIKLLTDGGDLFKQLFVFVAFSTFFTPTANRTVDLRLAKALEDPKMIPKYNWCKYVLDVLCEETVKFKNCLLKGKDQKTFGGCVVFLQLVYFQRIKFRNSSGIPDQLPLIQHWTSKMVTDRIHAENANMSALYGSGILEKEKYPISKKFVFVDGQIDLTQIKSISKENEAGSSGGRAEQPYVGRRLPSRRPRILQFEIPNSHPTDEEIFSKATDDFHGQWLLMKRDLDVVSAIHAEELFKLKASMPSQNHGDDILENSTYQKMVDELVEIHQLVKNLPNGWDDIFGSSNNPVVTAAPQPSVVVPTEPAVVTAAVVDATTSTEAIIREVDPDTQINAVLDSLKSKAKEITEDDDEEIEEYERVWVAFQKCIINNHAVSRVNVSVYGIEENVMFMSPFMIAFEDLMRHLPAFVQEVVDFAALTDGEGILTDDKVIEYNHFIAVGRDDMWTLPSTFDILLIHIEAWAFLLNENERNPAGSPQKLFLGGTYCKYVADLIEKPGNEKILSELCVCLNYGVKDVNGVQSLKDCNMIFAPVLIEDPKHYYLFVISMKDKSVYFFDNMLLEPKEMEQRKKAYSVLCSSLEKLLKNMDNIHHEDIKSFKFIPVGGNWKRGAYDKDCCVYLMMFMMVFHGVETVQDGVGIFDFDPLADKDFRKFLRACICGTIVLSDLNCYRDEYLKRMVAFRKYRKQDVLDALIKQREELTQKYMNDASKIEIVARNSSARKSKHVETEDEAETDVNVEGKGRGKGGRRTRGGRRGKARGRGASRG